Proteins from a single region of Psilocybe cubensis strain MGC-MH-2018 chromosome 3, whole genome shotgun sequence:
- a CDS encoding 5-demethoxyubiquinone hydroxylase, mitochondrial, translating to MGIFDKFRKIDTSDTQGVLGPDLAVLVSYTATGVQLSPTNFRQLDAMTKSIRTLTTVAKSLPSAAYLGHNNGPAVVSTPHDLTDAQRSILDSALRVDQAGEIAANYIYKGQLAVLGRDRKVGPLIQEMWDQEKKHLVVMDKLQVQHNVRPTVLSEVAKAAGFGLGVVTALMGKEAAMACTEAVETVIGEHYDDQLKELDSFQTSHPSVPLLKSVIREFRDDELEHLDIAVVNHSQRAPAHALLSSVVGGGCKIAIELCKRF from the exons ATGGGTATTTTTGACAAATTCCGCAAGATAGATACGAGCGATACGCAGGGAGTGCTTGGTCCAGATTTGGCTGTATTAGTCAGCTACACTGCCACAGGTGTTCAGCTCTCACCAACCAATTTCCGACAACTTGACGCCATGACAAAGTCTATCCGAACGCTCACGACCGTCGCCAAATCTCTCCCCTCCGCCGCATACCTAGGACACAACAATGGCCCCGCCGTCGTCTCGACTCCCCATGATTTGACAGACGCCCAGAGGAGCATCTTGGACAGTGCGCTTCGCGTCGACCAGGCGGGAGAAATAGCTGCCAATTATATCTACAAGGGCCAGCTTGCTGTGCTCGGTCGTGATAGAAAGGTCGGACCATTGATCCAG GAAATGTGGGACCAAGAGAAGAAACATCTGGTTGTTATGGACAAATTGCAAGTGCAGCATAACGTTAGACCAACAGTTCTTTCCGAAGTTGCAAAAGCCGCAGGTTTTGGGCTGGGTGTTGTTACTGCTCTCATGGGAAAGGAGGCGGCGATGGCGTGCACAGAAGCCGTAGAAACGGTCATAGGGGAACATTACGATGA TCAGTTAAAGGAACTAGACTCGTTTCAGACAAGCCACCCAAGTGTTCCCCTTCTCAAAAGTGTGATTCGCGAATTTAGAGATGATGAGCTCGAGCATTTAGATATTGCGGTGGTGAACCATTCACAGCGTGCTCCTGCTCATGCGCTGTTAAGTAGCGTAGTCGGTGGAGGTTGTAAGATTGCTATTGAATTGTGCAAAAGATTCTAA
- a CDS encoding Galactinol synthase 2: MARPTESRKVWTTLITNTDYLSGLLTLDYSLKAQKSAYPLLALYTDTFPPVGLAALASRGIPAKRIPYILPAVHKDYSNDPRFYDCWSKLTPFSLTEYDRIVQLDSDMLILKNMDELMDLELDPPELSGQGRRVFAAGHACVCNPLKKPHYPKDWIAANCAFTSQHDNPDEAQVVAADPSVGPLGFMNGGLQVVNPSQAVYDLIIDYINSDALPNLDFADQSVLTNLFKGRWVPLPYIYNALKTLRWPGVHDKIWRDDQVKNIHYILAPKPWDEMDTEGKFIGKDESHSWWVNYNQERLKAEKAAGIPADGF; this comes from the exons ATGGCACGACCCACCGAATCCCGCAaag TTTGGACTACCCTCATAACCAATACCGATTATCTCTCTGGCCTGCTTACCCTAGATTACTCACTGAAAGCTCAGAAATCGGCATACCCACTCCTGGCTCTCTATACTGATACTTTCCCTCCTGTTGGTCTTGCTGCGCTGGCCTCCCGCGGTATCCCCGCCAAGCGCATTCCCTACATACTCCCTGCCGTTCACAAAGATTATTCCAACGATCCGCGATTTTACGACTGCTGGTCCAAGCTTACCCCTTTCTCACTTACAGAATACGATCGTATCGTCCAGTTGGATAGCGACATGCTTATTCTAAAAAACATGGATGAACTTATGGACCTGGAACTTGATCCGCCCGAGCTATCTGGGCAAGGCCGAAGAGTATTCGCTGCAGGTCATGCCTGCGTTTGCAATCCTCTCAAGAAGCCACACTACCCCAAGGATTG GATCGCAGCCAACTGTGCGTTTACCTCGCAGCACGACAATCCTGACGAAGCACAAGTCGTCGCTGCAGACCCTTCCGTAGGGCCGTTAGGCTTCATGAACGGTGGTCTACAAGTCGTCAATCCCTCTCAGGCTGTATACGACCTCATTATAGATTACATTAATAGCGACGCGCTGCCCAATCTTGACTTTGCCGACCAAAGTGTCTTGACAAATCTTTTCAAGGGCCGTTGGGTGCCTCTTCCATACATCTATAATGCGCTAAAGACTCTACGATGGCCAGGAGTTCACGATAAGATATGGAGGGATGACCAAGTGAAGAACATTCATTACATCCTTGCCCCCAAACCATGGGACGAAATGGACACGGAGGGAAAGTTTATTGGAAAGGACGAGTCACACAGCTGGTGGGTGAATTATAACCAGGAGAGGTTAAAGGCGGAGAAGGCGGCGGGGATTCCGGCTGACGGATTTTAG